The nucleotide sequence CACCGGCCGCCGCCCAGGGCCGCCCCAAAACTCCTGAAGGTTCTCGCTCATGTTGAGCATTATGGTCGGAGCCCGGCGCTGCGGCCGGGGCGCACAGATCGATGTCCGGGAGGCGGCGCGCGTGAAGTTCGTGCTTGAGGTCGACTTGAACGAGGGGAAGGTGGCGGAGGACGCGGCCGGTGAGTTGGGTCGCGTCCTCCGTTACTGGGCCGGGAATCTGCACCACTACGAGCTGAAGCCCGGGGACGCTTCGCCCGTGTACGACTCGGACTACCGCGAAGTGGGGCAGTGGCGCGTCGTCGGGGAGCCCGGCGACTGACCTCCCGTCAGGCGAGCCGCCACTGCTGGTTGGCGCCGCCGTTGCAGTTCCACAGCTCCAGCGGGGTGCCGTTGACGTTGCCGGCCGGTTCGTTGCCGCCGGTGACGTCGAGGCACAGCCCGGACTGGGTTCCGGTGACCGTGCCGTCGGGGTTCAGCCGCCACTTCTGGTTGGCCCCGCCGTTGCAGGACCACAGCTGGACCTTCGTGCCCGGCGCCGTTCCGTTGTCGTCGGCGTCCAGGCACTGCGTGCCGCCGTACAGCCGCAGTTCACCCGCCGCCGTGGGCGTCAGCGTCTGGTTGGCGCCGCCGCCGCAGTCCCAGATCTCGATCTTGGTGCCGGGAGCCGTCTGGTTGTCGAACGCGTCGACGCAGCGCCCCGAGGACGCGCTGACGAACGCGTGGTTCGTGCCCACGCTCGTACCGGTGCCGCGCGACACCCGGTACATGACGACGCCGTGTCCCGGCACGGTGGCCGAGATGCTGCCGGTGGTGCTGGTCAGCTGGTTGGACCAGAGGTTGTCGAGCCGGTACGAGGAGGCGGCGGGCAGACCGACCGCCGCGGCCGATGTGGTGATCGTCGCCGCCGAGGCGTTCTCGTTGAACAGGACGACCGAGACGTCGCCGCCGGCCAGCGGCTTCGCCAGCACGTCGAGGCCGCCGGACGAGGACACCTGGGTGCCCTGCTTGCCGAGCGAGTCCTGGTCGATGCCGATGACCTTCTGGTTCTTGTAGAGGGACAGGGTCGCCGCCGACGCCTTGCGCAGATCGGTGCCGGCGATCAGCGGCGCCGCCATCTCGGCCCAGAGGCTGAACTCCGCGCGGTCCTCCGTGAAGGACATGCCGTTGCCGACCTCCAGCATGTCGGGGTCGTTCCACGCGCCGGGCTTCGCGTACTGCGCGAGTGCGACGTTGGTGTGGTAGATCGAGAGCATCGAGCCGTACGAGGCGTTGATGTCCCCGGTGGTGCGCCACAGGTTGCCGGTGCCGGCGCCCCAGGTCCACACGTTGTCCTCGCCCCACTCGCAGAGGCTGTAGACGATGGGCCGGCCGGTGGCCGCGAGCGCGTCCCGCATGGCGTTGTAGCGCTGCTCCCAGGGCACGCCCTGGTTGTTGCAGTTGTCGTACTTGAGGTAGTCCACGCCCCAGGCCGCGAAGCTGTTGGCGTCCTGCTGTTCGTGGTTGAGGCTGCCGGGGTAGCCGGCACAGGTGGCGGTGCCGGCGCTCTCGTAGATGCCGAGCTTGAGTCCCTTGCCGTGGACGTACGCCGCTGTGCCGCTGATCCCGCCGGGGAACTTGACCGGGTCGGGGACCAACGCGCCCTGGGCATCCCTGGTGTGGGTCATCCAGCAGTCGTCGATGTTGACGTAGGAGTACCCGGCGTCCTTGAGGCCGGAGGAGACGAGGTAGTCGGCGGTCTGCTCGACGAGTTGCTGGGTGACGTCGCAGCCGAAGGCGTTCCAGTCGTTCCAGCCCATCGGCGGGGTCTTCGCGAGGCCGTTGTCGAGCGCGGGGCCGCTTGCCGCGGCGGGGGCCTGTGCCGCGGCCGGAGTCTTCGCCACGGCCGGGGCACCGGCGGCGGCCCGCGCACCCACGGCCTGGGCGCCCGCGACGGGACCGAGGACGACCAGCGCGGTGACGAGGGCGAGCAGGAGGGATCTTGGGCGTCGTGCGAAGTGCGACATGACTCCTCTTTTCGTGGGGTTCGAGGAAGCGCTGCCGAACACAGACGATCGGAATTGACGCTCTGTGTTGAGGTGGACGCCGGACAGTGTGTGCTTGTGTCCGATTGACGGTCAAGACACTTCGCAAGAAAACGAAAGGATCGGCACGACCCTTGACGACCCGCAGAAGCTGACTGCGAGAATCCGCTCGCCGATGAGTGATTCTGTTGACTACTGATCACTTCTGGTCAATCGGCTGGCATTCGTGTCATGTGAACGAAGAACCGGAGAGTTACCGTGGCAGTCAATCGCAGGTCGTTGCTTGCAGCCGGCGCCGCCGGATCCCTCGTGGGGGTGCTCGCCCCGGGTACCGCCTCGGCCGCGCCCTCGACCGCACGCCCGGCCGCCGAAACGGCCCGCGCCTCGTCCGGCCGTACCCTCCCGCTCACCGACGGATGGCGGTTCGCCCTCGTCAACCCGGCGGGTATCACGGACCCGACGGGCGCCTTCGCCGACGCCGCCGAGCCGGGGTACGACGACTCGAAGTGGCGCGCGGTCGCCGTACCGCACGACTGGAGCATCGAACTCACCCCCACCACCGAGTCGGGCACCACCGGCGGCACCGGCTTCCTGCCCGGCGGCCTCGGCTGGTACCGCAGGTCGTTCACCCTGCCCCGCGACCTCAAGGGCCGGCGGATCTCTGTCGAGTTCGACGGCGTGTACATGGACTCGTACGTCTACTGCAACGGCACGCTCGTCGGCAACCACCTCTACGGCTACACCGGATTCGCCTTCGACCTCACCGGCCTGCTGCACACCGACGGCAAGACCACCAACGTGATCGCCGTCAAGGTGCAGAACCAACTCCCCAGCAGCCGCTGGTACTCCGGCAGCGGCATCTACCGGGACGCCCGGCTCGTGGTCACCGACCCGGTCCACGTGGCGCGCTGGGGCACGGCGGTCACCACGCCGGACCTCGCCCGTACCATCGCCTCCGGCCGGGGCACCGTGCACGCGCAGATCAGCGTCGTGGACGACTCGGGCTCCGGCGCCGACGTCACGGTCGTCTCCACGGTCCGCGACCCGGAAGGACGTACGGTGGCCAGCGCCAGCTCGCACGTCAAGGCGGGCACCGAAGCGGCCGACACCACGCAGGAGTTCACCGTACGGGCGCCACGGCTGTGGTCCTTCGACACGCCGCACCTGTACAGCCTGGAGACCGAACTCCGCGTCCACGGCCGGACCGTGGACACGTGCCGCACGCCCTTCGGCTTCCGCTACATCACCGTCGACCCGGACAACGGGCTGACGCTGAACGGGAAGTACGCCAAGCTCCAGGGCGTCGACCTGCACCACGACCAGGGCGCCCTGGGCAGCGCGATCAGCACGGACGCGCTGACCCGCCAGATGACCATCATGAAGTCCATGGGCGTCAACGCCTTCAGAACCTCGCACAACCCGCCGTCGCCGCAGATGATCGCGGTCTGCGAGAGCCTGGGCATCCTGATGATGGTCGAGGCGTTCGACTGCTGGCAGCGCGGCAAGAACACCTACGACTACGGGCGCTTCTTCGACGAGTGGAGCCAGGCCGACATCACGGAGATGGTCAAGGCGGCCCGCAACTCCCCCGCCGTGCTGATGTGGTCCATCGGCAACGAGATCCCCGACTCCACCAGCGAGGCCGGGCTCGGCATGGCGCAGAGCCTCATCGACGCCATCCGCGCCGTCGACACCACCCGGCCCATCGTGATCGGCTCGGACAAGTACCGCTCGCTGCCCGCCGTCGGGTCGGCCGCCGACCTGATGCTGGCGAAACTCGACGGGCTGGGCCTCAACTACAACACCGCGGCCTCGGTGGACGCCCTGCACGCGCGCTATCCCCACCTCTTCCTCTTCGAGTCCGAGTCCTCGTCGGAGACCTCCACCCGGGGGTCGTACCAGGAGCCCGAACATCTCAACACCGGGGAGAACTACACCCCGGGCAAGCGGGAGGCGTCCTCCTTCGACAACAACCTCGCGTCCTGGACCATGAGCGGCGAGTACGGGCTGAAGAAGGACCGGGACCGCAAGTACTTCCTCGGCGAGTTCCTGTGGTCGGGCACGGACTACATCGGCGAGCCCACGCCGTACAACGTCTTCCCGGTGAAGGCGTCGTTCTTCGGCGCCGTGGACACCGCGGGCTTCCCGAAGGACACCTACCACCTCTTCCGCAGCCAGTGGACGAGCGAGCCGATGGTCCATCTGCTGCCCATGGACTGGACGGGGCACAAGCCCGGCGACAGCGTCGAGGTGTGGGCGTACGCGAACGTCGAATCGGTGGAGCTGTATCTGAACGGCAAATCGCTCGGCGTGCGGACCTTCGACACCAAGAAGACGAAGGACGGCCGGAGTTACCTGGAGACCACCGAGGCAAGCGGCGACGACAAGACCGTGGTCTCCGGTGCCTACCCGGGGAGTTACACCAGCCCGAACGGCAGCGCCGGCAAGCTGCACCTGGTGTGGCACGTGCCCTTCGCGCCGGGAGAGCTGAAGGCCGTGGCGCGCAGGCGCGGGCGGCAGGTGGCCACCGATGTGCTGCGCACCGCGGGCGCGCCGCACGCCGTGCGGCTCACCACGGACCGTGACACCTTCGACGCCGACGGCCGTTCGCTGTCGTACGTGACCGCCGAGGTGATCGACTCGCACGGGGTCGTGGTGCCGGACGCCGACGACCTGATCTCCTTCCGCGTCACGGGCGGCTCGCTGGCGGGCCTGGACAACGGACGCCAGGAGAGCGCCGAGCGGTACCAGGCGTCGACCAGGACCGCTTTCCACGGCAAGGCGCTCGCCATCGTGCGGGCCGGCGTCAAGCCGGGGCGGGTCGCCGTGACCGCCGAGGCGCACGGGCTGCGGCCAGCGACCGTCACCGTACGCGCCGTCGCCGCGCCCGTACTGACCCGTACCCCGGCCGTGGCACTGAAGCCCGACCCCGGTCCCGGAGCCCCCAGCTACCCCCTGGCGGACGCGAGTTACTCGGGTGCGTCGAACTCCCTGCCGGCGGCGATGCTCGACGGAAGCGCGACCACCGGCTGGTCGAACGCCTTCTCCAAGAGCGCCACCGCACTGCTGCCCGCCTTCTCCGGGGCGCGGGCCGCCGACTGGGTGTCGGTGACCTGGGAGCGGCCGCGCAGCCTCACCGAGGTCGAGGTGTCCTTCACCGTGGACGCCAAGCACTCGCTGCCCGCGTCCGTCACCGTCTCGTACTGGGACGGGAGGAAGTACGTACCGGCGCGGCACCAGACGGTCACCTGGGCGACCGCCTCGGACCAGCCGACGGTCCTGGCCTTCGACCGGCTGACCACCGAGCGGCTGCGGCTTGACCTGACGAGCGCCCGTCCCGGCACCGCTGACGGAGCGCAGCGGATCACCACACTGTCCGTGCCGGAGTGACGCGTCCGCGCGCCTGACGGCGGACAAGGAGCGGGACGGCTCACCTCACCTGAGCCGTCCCGCTCCTTGTGCGTGGCGCGGTGAGAGCCGCGCGCCTTCGCTCTCGCGCCGACACGAGACGGCCGCCCAGACCGCTTTCCCGTCCGTGTCGGGGGTGGTCCAGCCCCAGGTGTCGCTGAGGCAGTCGACTATGTGCAGTCCTCGTCCCGACTGGGCGAGATGGTCCGCTTCCTTGACCTGGGGGACGCGGGCGCTGTGATCGCACACGGCGAACAGCACCGTGCCCTCGCGGCGCATCAGGCCCAGCCAGACGGCTTGCGTAGGAGAGGACCAGGCGGGGAAGCCGCCGAGTCCGTACCGCAGGGCGTTGCTGAGGAGTTCGGAGACGATCAGCGCGGCGTTGTCCACGAGCGGGCTCAGCGCCCAGCGGTTCAGGATGGTCCCGGTGAACCGGCGCCCCTCGCCCACCGCTTGTCTGTCGGCCGACAGCGCGCGTGCGGTGAATCCGGCCGAGGTGTCCGCAGTTGTCGTGTCCGGCTCGTCGAACGGGAACGCGTCGCGCGACACGCGCTCCAGCAGACGGCCGACGGGAGCGCCCGGTAATGCGCCTAAGGGTCCGGTTGAGCCAGATGTCATCGCGTTCTCCGTGGGGGCCGGTGGTGACACGTGGGTGATCGGCGCCCACTATCCCCCTCCAAAGGATGGTGCCGCAACTGCATCTGCAATTACAGTCGTTGGAGTGCAGTTGCGGCCTCAAGTGCAGATGCAATTGCATTCGGGTGACGCCTGGTCAGGCGCGCGAGTCAGCAAGGAGTGGGTGGAATGACAGAGTTCGAGAACGGAACACGGTCGGACCAGATCGACGGCGCGGCGTGGCGCAAGAGCCGGCACAGCGCCCCCGGCGGCAACTGTGTGGAGGTCGCCGAGCTGTCCGACGGCAGCATCGCGGTCCGCAACTCCCGCCATCCGCAGGGTCCGGCGCTGGTCTACACCCGCGCCGAGATCGCCGCCTTCGTGGCCGGTGCCAAGGACGGAGAGTTCGACGGACTGACCCACTGAGCGGCATCGCGGGGCGGCGAACAGCCCACCCGCTGTACGCGACGGGGTGCGGGATGGAAGACTGAGGCTTTCGTGTCCGCGTAGTGACTTACGGGAGTTGTCATGACCGCCATGCCGCGGCCGTCCGGTGAACAGCCTTCGTTACGACGCTACTTGGACCAACCGATCGGGCCGACCGCACTGCGCATCCTGCTGGGCGGCCGACTCCGGCGGCTGCGCCAGGCGCGTGACATCTCGCGGGTGGACGCGGGCAAGGCGATCCGGGCGTCGGACGCCAAGATCACCCGCATGGAGCGCGGCCAGGTCGGCTTCAAGCAGCAGGACGTCGCTGACCTGCTGACGTTCTATCGCATCCTCGGCGACGAAGAGCGCGCCGAATATGTGGAGATGACCAGGCAGGCCAATCTGCCGGGCTGGTACCACCAGTACAGCGATGTGCTGGAGAACTGGTTCGAGCTGCACATCGGCCTGGAAGAGGCGGCCTCGCTGATCCGCACCTACGAGGTCCAGTTCCTGCCCGGTCTGCTCCAGACGCCCGACTACGCCCGTGTGGTCACCCGGCTCGGCTACCCGGACGCGTCCGATTCGAAGATCAACCGCCTGGTCGAACTGCGCATGGAGCGCCAGAAGCTGCTCACCAGGCCGGGCGCCCCGACGCTCTGGGCGGTCGTCGACGAGGCGGTCCTGCGCCGCCCCTTCGGCGGGGCCAAGGTGGTGCGCGCACAGCTGGAGCACCTTCTTGAGGTGACCCGGCTGCCCAACATCACACTGCAGATCGCGCCGTTCAGCGTGGGCGCGCGAGCCGCGGCCGGCACGCCGATCACCATCCTGCGCTTCAACGAGCCGGACCTGCCGGACAAGGTCTATCTGGAGCAGCTGACCGGCGCGGTCTATCTCGACAAGCAGGAAGAGATCGACCAGTACTCGCTGATCATGGACCGGCTGGTCACCGAGGCGGAGTTGCCGCAGGAGACCGTGCCCCGGCTCGAAGCGCTCCTCAAGCAGGGCGACTGACGCTCGGCGTTCCGCGGGTACGGCCTTTGGCGACGGGGGTGTTGACCGGTCGAGCGGTGCGTGTTACTTACATGTGGCGCCTATTGGACTAGACCTGGTGCACCCCACACACCGTCGAGCGCCGAAGGACCCCCCACATGATGATCCGTTCCAAACTGCTCGCGACAGCGGCCGCCATGGCCTTCGCGGGTTCGCTCACTCTCCTGAGCGGCACGAACGCCGGCGCCGCGATAGCCGCAGACCCGTCGGTCGCGCCGGGCGGCAACTTCAATCTGTCGGTCTGGCAGCTCCAGGAGCCGGTGGGCTCCCCCGGCTCGCCGACCACCATCTCGTCGTCCCGGCTCCAGGGGGCGAACGGGTTCCAGGACTCGTACTTCTACACCGACACCCGCGACGGCGCCATGACCTTCTGGGCGCCGGAGAAGGGCGTCACCACGCCGAACTCCAACTACGCCCGGTCCGAGCTGCGTGAGATGAACAGCAACGGCAGCGCGGCGGACTGGTCGCTCAGCGGCTCCCACCGGCTGAGCGCGACGCTGCGCGTGGTGTCCGTGACGTCGAACGTCTGCGTCGGGCAGATCCACCTCGGCAGCGGCGGGTCGTCCACGAAACCGCTGATCGAGCTGTACTACCACTCGAACGGCGACATCGTCGCGGGGATCGAGAACTCGCCGGACGGCGGCCAGACCCCGCACACCGTGGGTCATGTGTCGATCGGCAAGACGTGGACGTACACGATCGCCGTGTCCGGCGGCAACACGATCGACCTGACGGTCAACGGCAGCACGACGCACTACGCCATCCCGTCGTCCTTCAACGCCTACAAGCAGTACTTCAAGGCCGGCTCCTACAATCAGTCGTCCTCCGACAGCACCACGAAGGGCGCGCGCGTCGCGTTCTACGGGCTGACCGTGTCGCACGGCTGAGAGCCATGACGACGGATCCCGTAACCGAGAGTGATACTATCGGTTACGGGATCCGTTCTCATGAGGAGTCTCGATGGACGAGCACGGCGCGCCGGGGCCGGACGGCAGCGCACCGCCCGCCGGGCGGAAACGGCCCGTGCGGCGGGCACAGCGCCGGGACGCCGCCGAGAACAGGGAGCGCATCCTGGCAGCGGCCCGGGAGGCCTTCCAGACGTCCGGTCCTGGCGTCAGCATGGAGGTCATCGCGCGGGAGGCGGGGATAGGTCCGGCCACGCTCTACCGGCACTTCGTCTCCAAGGACGCCCTGGTCTCCGAACTCGTCTCCGCCTTCTACGACAAGCTGCTGCGCCTCGCCGCCGAGGCGGGCCGCCATGAACCGGACGTCGCTCTGGGCGAGTTCCTGCGGACCGTCGGCTGGCAGATCGCCACCAGCCGCGGGATCCTGCCCCGGTCGTGGGGCGAGCTGGCGCGGCCCGAACAGGTCAGCAAGCTCCAGGAGATGACCGCCGAGCTGCTGGCCGGCGCACAGCGCTCGGGGACCGTCAACAGCCAACTCACCCTGACGGACGTGGCGATGGCCGTCTGGGCGCTGCGCGGAGTCATCGAGACGTCCGGTTCCGTCGATCCGGACGTGTGGCAACGCCATCTGGCCGTGGTGATGGCGGGTTTCCGGGCCGACCGTCTCGATCTGCGCCGGCCGCCGCTCGAAGCGCCGGACATCGCGCGGGCCGCGGCGGGCGAGGTGTGAGGGGCTAGGTGGCCCGTGGCAGCAGCGCCCCGTCGACGTACAGGTCGACGCGCTCGTTGTAGAACGTGATCATGCCGGCGACGCCGTCGACCTGGTTCGTCGGGTGGTCGTACGCCCAGGCGATGTCCTCATGGGCGCCGACCTCGCTGTCGAACGACCAGTAGCCGCTCGTCGTGCCCTTGTACGGGCAGCTGCTCACCGTGTCGGTGGGGCGCAGCCTGGTCAGGTCCACGTACGGGGGGTCGAGGTAGTACCGGGTCGGCAGGCCCGTCTCGAACAACTTGACGCAGTGCGGTGCGTCCGCCAGCACGACCCCGTCGACCTCTACGCGGACGCTGCTGGAGGAACGCCGCGTGTCGACGCGGGCGTAGGGGCTCCGCGGATGGACGAAGACCAGCTCGTCCTCCTCGAACCACGAGTCCAGCGCCACCCACTCAAAACGGAC is from Streptomyces sp. NBC_00370 and encodes:
- a CDS encoding glycoside hydrolase family 27 protein; translation: MSHFARRPRSLLLALVTALVVLGPVAGAQAVGARAAAGAPAVAKTPAAAQAPAAASGPALDNGLAKTPPMGWNDWNAFGCDVTQQLVEQTADYLVSSGLKDAGYSYVNIDDCWMTHTRDAQGALVPDPVKFPGGISGTAAYVHGKGLKLGIYESAGTATCAGYPGSLNHEQQDANSFAAWGVDYLKYDNCNNQGVPWEQRYNAMRDALAATGRPIVYSLCEWGEDNVWTWGAGTGNLWRTTGDINASYGSMLSIYHTNVALAQYAKPGAWNDPDMLEVGNGMSFTEDRAEFSLWAEMAAPLIAGTDLRKASAATLSLYKNQKVIGIDQDSLGKQGTQVSSSGGLDVLAKPLAGGDVSVVLFNENASAATITTSAAAVGLPAASSYRLDNLWSNQLTSTTGSISATVPGHGVVMYRVSRGTGTSVGTNHAFVSASSGRCVDAFDNQTAPGTKIEIWDCGGGANQTLTPTAAGELRLYGGTQCLDADDNGTAPGTKVQLWSCNGGANQKWRLNPDGTVTGTQSGLCLDVTGGNEPAGNVNGTPLELWNCNGGANQQWRLA
- a CDS encoding glycoside hydrolase family 2 TIM barrel-domain containing protein — encoded protein: MAVNRRSLLAAGAAGSLVGVLAPGTASAAPSTARPAAETARASSGRTLPLTDGWRFALVNPAGITDPTGAFADAAEPGYDDSKWRAVAVPHDWSIELTPTTESGTTGGTGFLPGGLGWYRRSFTLPRDLKGRRISVEFDGVYMDSYVYCNGTLVGNHLYGYTGFAFDLTGLLHTDGKTTNVIAVKVQNQLPSSRWYSGSGIYRDARLVVTDPVHVARWGTAVTTPDLARTIASGRGTVHAQISVVDDSGSGADVTVVSTVRDPEGRTVASASSHVKAGTEAADTTQEFTVRAPRLWSFDTPHLYSLETELRVHGRTVDTCRTPFGFRYITVDPDNGLTLNGKYAKLQGVDLHHDQGALGSAISTDALTRQMTIMKSMGVNAFRTSHNPPSPQMIAVCESLGILMMVEAFDCWQRGKNTYDYGRFFDEWSQADITEMVKAARNSPAVLMWSIGNEIPDSTSEAGLGMAQSLIDAIRAVDTTRPIVIGSDKYRSLPAVGSAADLMLAKLDGLGLNYNTAASVDALHARYPHLFLFESESSSETSTRGSYQEPEHLNTGENYTPGKREASSFDNNLASWTMSGEYGLKKDRDRKYFLGEFLWSGTDYIGEPTPYNVFPVKASFFGAVDTAGFPKDTYHLFRSQWTSEPMVHLLPMDWTGHKPGDSVEVWAYANVESVELYLNGKSLGVRTFDTKKTKDGRSYLETTEASGDDKTVVSGAYPGSYTSPNGSAGKLHLVWHVPFAPGELKAVARRRGRQVATDVLRTAGAPHAVRLTTDRDTFDADGRSLSYVTAEVIDSHGVVVPDADDLISFRVTGGSLAGLDNGRQESAERYQASTRTAFHGKALAIVRAGVKPGRVAVTAEAHGLRPATVTVRAVAAPVLTRTPAVALKPDPGPGAPSYPLADASYSGASNSLPAAMLDGSATTGWSNAFSKSATALLPAFSGARAADWVSVTWERPRSLTEVEVSFTVDAKHSLPASVTVSYWDGRKYVPARHQTVTWATASDQPTVLAFDRLTTERLRLDLTSARPGTADGAQRITTLSVPE
- a CDS encoding ATP-binding protein; translation: MSRDAFPFDEPDTTTADTSAGFTARALSADRQAVGEGRRFTGTILNRWALSPLVDNAALIVSELLSNALRYGLGGFPAWSSPTQAVWLGLMRREGTVLFAVCDHSARVPQVKEADHLAQSGRGLHIVDCLSDTWGWTTPDTDGKAVWAAVSCRRESEGARLSPRHAQGAGRLR
- a CDS encoding DUF397 domain-containing protein yields the protein MTEFENGTRSDQIDGAAWRKSRHSAPGGNCVEVAELSDGSIAVRNSRHPQGPALVYTRAEIAAFVAGAKDGEFDGLTH
- a CDS encoding DUF5753 domain-containing protein, with product MTAMPRPSGEQPSLRRYLDQPIGPTALRILLGGRLRRLRQARDISRVDAGKAIRASDAKITRMERGQVGFKQQDVADLLTFYRILGDEERAEYVEMTRQANLPGWYHQYSDVLENWFELHIGLEEAASLIRTYEVQFLPGLLQTPDYARVVTRLGYPDASDSKINRLVELRMERQKLLTRPGAPTLWAVVDEAVLRRPFGGAKVVRAQLEHLLEVTRLPNITLQIAPFSVGARAAAGTPITILRFNEPDLPDKVYLEQLTGAVYLDKQEEIDQYSLIMDRLVTEAELPQETVPRLEALLKQGD
- a CDS encoding polysaccharide lyase family 7 protein, translating into MIRSKLLATAAAMAFAGSLTLLSGTNAGAAIAADPSVAPGGNFNLSVWQLQEPVGSPGSPTTISSSRLQGANGFQDSYFYTDTRDGAMTFWAPEKGVTTPNSNYARSELREMNSNGSAADWSLSGSHRLSATLRVVSVTSNVCVGQIHLGSGGSSTKPLIELYYHSNGDIVAGIENSPDGGQTPHTVGHVSIGKTWTYTIAVSGGNTIDLTVNGSTTHYAIPSSFNAYKQYFKAGSYNQSSSDSTTKGARVAFYGLTVSHG
- a CDS encoding TetR/AcrR family transcriptional regulator, with amino-acid sequence MDEHGAPGPDGSAPPAGRKRPVRRAQRRDAAENRERILAAAREAFQTSGPGVSMEVIAREAGIGPATLYRHFVSKDALVSELVSAFYDKLLRLAAEAGRHEPDVALGEFLRTVGWQIATSRGILPRSWGELARPEQVSKLQEMTAELLAGAQRSGTVNSQLTLTDVAMAVWALRGVIETSGSVDPDVWQRHLAVVMAGFRADRLDLRRPPLEAPDIARAAAGEV
- a CDS encoding DUF427 domain-containing protein, producing the protein MADESVRYPGLIVPVGHVEPVPRRVRGTVGGRIAFDTRRALYVWERRPYPQFSIPVEDLVDGTLVDEGHSEQRGAGSARRHSLRVGSELRAGAAWVWADDAPEPLHGTVRFEWVALDSWFEEDELVFVHPRSPYARVDTRRSSSSVRVEVDGVVLADAPHCVKLFETGLPTRYYLDPPYVDLTRLRPTDTVSSCPYKGTTSGYWSFDSEVGAHEDIAWAYDHPTNQVDGVAGMITFYNERVDLYVDGALLPRAT